A section of the Engystomops pustulosus chromosome 3, aEngPut4.maternal, whole genome shotgun sequence genome encodes:
- the PSMD2 gene encoding 26S proteasome non-ATPase regulatory subunit 2: MEEQSRSQQTAPSGKGKEAGGEQRDPVKDKKEDQELSEEDKQLQDELEMLVERLGEKDSSLYKPALEELRRQIRSSTTSMTSVPKPLKFLRPHYGKLKEIYENMAPGENKRFAADIISVLAMTMSGERECLKYRLLGSQEELASWGHEYVRHLAGEVAKEWQEVEESDKSQRDTLLTLVKEIVPYNMAHNAEHEACDLLMEIEQMDMLEKYIDDNAYAKVCLYLTSCVSYVPEPENSSLLRCALSIFRKFNRYPEALRLALILNDMKLVEDIFTACKDVVIQKQMSFMLGRHGVYLSLNEEVEEYEDLTEIMSNVQLNSNFLALARELDIMEPKVPDDIYKTHLENNRFGGSGSQVDSARMNLASSFVNGFVNAAFGQDKLLTDDGNKWLYKNKDHGMLSAAASLGMILLWDVDGGLTQIDKYLYSSEDYIKSGALLACGIVNSGVRNECDPALALLSDYVLHNSNTMRLGAIFGLGLAYAGSNREDVLTLLLPVMGDSKSSMEVVGVTALACGMIAVGSCNGDVTSTILQTIMEKSEQELKDTFARWLPLGLGLNHLGKGEAIEAILAALEVVSEPFRSFANTLVDICAYAGSGNVLKVQQLLHICSEHYDSKEKEEEKKDKKEKKENAADMGSHQGVAVLGIALIAMGEEIGSEMALRTFGHLLRYGEPTLRRAVPLALALISVSNPRLNILDTLSKFSHDADPEVSYNSIFAMGMVGSGTNNARLAAMLRQLAQYHAKDPNNLFMVRLAQGLTHLGKGTLTLCPYHSDRQLMSQVAVAGLLTVLVSFLDVRNIVLGKSHYILYGLVAAMQPRMLVTFDEELRPLPVSVRVGQAVDVVGQAGKPKTITGFQTHTTPVLLAHGERAELATEEYLPVTPILEGFVILRKNPNYDV, encoded by the exons atggaggaacagagccGGAGTCAGCAGACTGCCCCAAGCGGGAAAGGCAAGGAGGCGGGCGGCGAGCAGCGCGATCCGGTGAAGGATAAGAAGGAGGATCAAGAACTG TCTGAAGAAGACAAACAACTGCAAGATGAACTTGAGATGCTTGTGGAGAGACTTGGG GAGAAGGACAGCTCCTTATACAAACCAGCTCTGGAGGAACTCCGTAGACAGATTCGCTCTTCTACCACCTCTATGACATCCGTTCCTAAACCCCTGAAGTTCCTGAGACCACACTATGGGAAACTTAAGGAGATATATGAAAATATGGCTCCTGGAGAAAATAAG CGTTTTGCTGCTGACATCATTTCTGTTCTTGCTATGACAATGAGTGGTGAAAGAGAATGCCTTAAGTACAGACTCTTGGGTTCACAAGAAGAGCTAGCATCATGGGGGCATGAGTATGTAAG GCACTTGGCAGGGGAGGTTGCCAAAGAATGGCAAGAAGTGGAGGAATCTGATAAGTCCCAGCGGGATACTCTGCTAACATTGGTGAAGGAGATTGTCCCTTACAATATGGCCCACAATGCTGAACATGAAGCCTGTGACCTGCTCATGGAAATCGAGCAAATGGATATGCTGGAAAAGTACATTGATGATAATGCATATGCTAAAGTTTGTCTATACCTCACCAG TTGTGTGAGTTATGTTCCTGAACCTGAGAATTCTTCCCTCTTGCGCTGCGCCCTCTCCATCTTTCGAAAGTTCAATCGATATCCAGAGGCGCTACGTCTTGCTCTCATTCTCAATGACATGAAGCTTGTGGAAGATATCTTCACTGCTTGCAAGGATGT ggtTATTCAGAAACAGATGTCATTCATGCTTGGTAGACATGGAGTCTACCTCAGTCTGAATGAAGAGGTTGAAGAGTATGAGGATTTAACAGAAATCATGTCCAATGTTCAACTCAATAGCAACTTTCTTGCTCTAGCTCGTGAG CTTGACATCATGGAGCCCAAGGTCCCTGATGACATTTATAAGACACATCTGGAGAATAACC GATTTGGAGGTAGCGGCTCTCAAGTGGATTCTGCACGGATGAATTTGGCCTCCTCCTTTGTGAATGGATTTGTTAATGCAGCCTTTGGACAAGACAAGTTGCTGACGGATGATGGAAACAAGTGGCTGTATAAAAACAAGGACCATG GTATGCTAAGTGCTGCTGCATCTTTGGGAATGATCCTTCTTTGGGATGTGGATGGAGGCCTCACTCAAATAGACAAGTACTTATATTCTTCTGAAGACTATATTAAG TCTGGTGCTCTTTTGGCCTGTGGTATTGTGAACTCTGGAGTGAGAAATGAATGTGACCCTGCTTTGGCTCTTCTATCAGACTACGTTCTCCATAATAGCAACACCATGCGTCTTGGTGCCATTTTCGG TCTAGGACTTGCATATGCTGGTTCCAATCGAGAGGATGTTCTGACACTTCTGCTTCCAGTTATGGGGGATTCGAAGTCTAGCATGGAG GTGGTTGGAGTAACAGCCCTTGCGTGTGGTATGATAGCTGTTGGATCATGCAATGGGGATGTGACATCCACAATTCTTCAGACAATCATGGAGAAATCCGAGCAGGAACTCAAAGACACTTTTGCTCGCTGGCTTCCACTTGGCTTGGGATTGAACCATCTAG GAAAAGGTGAAGCTATCGAGGCTATCCTTGCTGCTCTGGAGGTTGTTTCTGAACCATTCCGCAGCTTTGCCAATACTCTTGTGGACATCTGTGCATATGCAG GTTCTGGAAATGTGTTGAAGGTCCAACAGCTGCTTCATATTTGCAGTGAACACTATGACTCAaaggagaaagaagaggagaaaaaggacaaaaaggaaaagaaagaaaatgcTGCAGACATGGGATCTCACCAG GGTGTAGCAGTGCTTGGCATCGCTCTCATTGCAATGGGTGAAGAAATTGGATCAGAGATGGCACTTCGCACCTTTGGACATttg CTAAGATATGGGGAGCCCACACTCCGAAGAGCAGTTCCACTGGCTTTGGCTCTCATCTCCGTTTCCAATCCAAGGCTTAATATCTTGGACACACTGAGCAAGTTTTCCCATGATGCGGACCCTGAAGTGTCCTATAATTCCATCTTTGCCATGGGCATGGTGGGCAGTG GTACCAACAATGCTCGTCTTGCTGCTATGCTGAGACAGCTAGCCCAATATCATGCAAAGGATCCTAACAATTTGTTTATGGTGCGACTTGCTCAG GGACTCACTCATCTGGGTAAAGGGACGCTCACACTGTGCCCATACCATAGTGATCGCCAGCTCATGAGTCAAGTCGCAGTGGCTGGATTATTAACCGTCCTTGTTTCCTTCTTGGATGTTAGGAACA TTGTATTGGGCAAgtctcactatatactgtatggttTAGTAGCTGCCATGCAGCCTCGAATGTTGGTTACATTTGATGAAGAGCTTCGGCCTCTGCCAGTTTCTGTCAGAGTTGGAcaa gctgtggatgttgttggTCAAGCAGGAAAGCCCAAGACCATCACGGGATTCCAGACACACACAACACCCGTGTTGTTGGCACATGGGGAGCGGGCAGAACTGGCCACAGAAGAGTATCTGCCCGTAACCCCTATTCTTGAAGGATTTGTCATCCTACGAAAGAACCCTAATTATGATGTGTAG